Genomic window (Leptolyngbya sp. 'hensonii'):
GAGCCATAGCCTCAGGAGTCAAATCTCGAACAACATAGAGATTTTCGATCCGAATTCCACCCCAATCAGCCCTATAGTATCCCGGCTCAATACTCGTCACCATTCCCGGCTCCAAAGGCTCATTCACCCGTTTGCTGATCCCATTAGGTCCTTCATGCACGTTCAGGAAAGCCCCCACCCCGTGCCCAGTCCCATGACCATAATCCAATCCTGCTCGCCAGAGATCTGAGCGGGCAATACCATCCAATTGACTCCCCGTCGTCCCCTTGGGAAATCGCTGCATCGCGCAGTTAATATGGGCTTTCAACACCTCTGTATAACACTTAATTTGCTCTGGTGTGGGTTCTCCCACGATCGTGGTGCGGGTGTCGTCCGTTGTTCCCCCCATAAACTGACAGCCAGAATCCAGCAGCAAAAATTCTCTGGATTCCAGCCATCGCTGAGAATTCGGGGTGCCATAGTGAACGATGGAACTATTGGCCCCAGCGGCTGCGATTGTATTAAAACTCAGCCCCTGAAAACCTGGTTCAGCCGCATAAAACTGTTCAATCGTAGCTGCCACATCCGCTTCACTCAGGGGGTTGCCCAATGCCAGTTGTTCCGATAACCACTTGAGCGTGCGCGTTTTGGCGCGACTGGCCTTCAAGTTAGCGGCCTGCATTTGTTCAATCTCAGTTTTATTCTTACGGGCCTTCAGCCCCTCGATCGGATGGGTAGCTTCGACAATCTGTATCCCAGGTACAGTCAGCAATAATGCCTGAGTCCCCCGGGTAGTATGCCGACCATCCAGCAACACCCGCTGACCCGGTCGCGCCACCAGCGTCACCAGGGTCTCAGCATAGCGATCATAGGGCAGCAGATTCACCTGTTTCGACAGATCTGCAGCGATATCGGCGTTCACCCGCTCCAGATTGGTAAACAAGAATCCCTGATCTGGGGTCACGATCGCATAGGCGATAAACACCGGGTTATAGGGAATATCCCACCCCCGCAGATTAAATAGCCAGGAAATTTGATCCAGCCGGGTCACTGGTAAAATTTGGGCTCTAGCCTTCTGGAGGGCTGCTCGAACTCGCCGCAGTTTCTCACCTACAGACTCCCCTGCCAGTTCATCAGGGACGCTAAAGATGGCTGACTCCCCATAAGGAGGAAGGGTTTCCATCTCCGCCCAGGGACTTTGTTGCCGCACCCGATCCACCAGATTTTCAGCAACTGGGACCAGGTCAACACCCGCCAGTTTCAGTTTTCTCTCCAAATCCTGGTAATGCCCCATCGCCAACGTAAAGGGATCAAAGCCCAGGCGGAACATACGACCAGCCGCATCTGCCGCCTGCCCAAGACTTTCCAGCATTTCTTCCAGCGTCTTCTGCCCTTCCAAGCCCAATTTAGACACTTGGATCAGCGAACTCTCCACCTGCAGATCGGCCTGCTCGTGATAGCGTGAATCGACAAACAGCCAGGCCTGGTCCTGAGCAACCAGGAACTCCCCCGCCGATCCTGTAAACCCGCTCAGCCAGTCCCGACGTTGCTTCGCCTGCGGCACATACTCATTCAGATGCTCATCCGCAGAAGGGACGAGATAGCCATCCAGCCCATAGTCAGCCAGCAGCAACCGCAAAGCATCCAGGCGAGCAGCAGGGGAAAGAGTTTTATGGTGCAGAAGGTCCAGGGAA
Coding sequences:
- a CDS encoding aminopeptidase P family protein; amino-acid sequence: MTSLDLLHHKTLSPAARLDALRLLLADYGLDGYLVPSADEHLNEYVPQAKQRRDWLSGFTGSAGEFLVAQDQAWLFVDSRYHEQADLQVESSLIQVSKLGLEGQKTLEEMLESLGQAADAAGRMFRLGFDPFTLAMGHYQDLERKLKLAGVDLVPVAENLVDRVRQQSPWAEMETLPPYGESAIFSVPDELAGESVGEKLRRVRAALQKARAQILPVTRLDQISWLFNLRGWDIPYNPVFIAYAIVTPDQGFLFTNLERVNADIAADLSKQVNLLPYDRYAETLVTLVARPGQRVLLDGRHTTRGTQALLLTVPGIQIVEATHPIEGLKARKNKTEIEQMQAANLKASRAKTRTLKWLSEQLALGNPLSEADVAATIEQFYAAEPGFQGLSFNTIAAAGANSSIVHYGTPNSQRWLESREFLLLDSGCQFMGGTTDDTRTTIVGEPTPEQIKCYTEVLKAHINCAMQRFPKGTTGSQLDGIARSDLWRAGLDYGHGTGHGVGAFLNVHEGPNGISKRVNEPLEPGMVTSIEPGYYRADWGGIRIENLYVVRDLTPEAMALSDPAAIKWYGFEPLTYVPFERQLIDLSCLDSRQQEWLKNYNEMVVEKLSPELDSSEITWLEVACKI